A stretch of the Sorangium aterium genome encodes the following:
- a CDS encoding YkgJ family cysteine cluster protein: protein MSAYVVSRPVWRRFRPRFLSRAAAHVRAGGHAAIVLPDERVDLLLSIGEDGKLTELGLWSLLSIEQQRFRRVSEGPAKGLATARVKRQYEGSVLDWCERDSTHPGALREVALDCLACGACCHDANVVLDEVDLARFREAGRGDLTGRTYVRRARDGKITLRFAASGRCQHLCEDRRCAIYEIRPDNCRAFVVGSEACLSAREETLGIRDGAPVER, encoded by the coding sequence ATGTCCGCGTACGTCGTGTCTCGCCCCGTCTGGCGGCGGTTTCGCCCGCGTTTCCTGAGCCGCGCAGCGGCGCACGTGAGGGCCGGCGGGCACGCCGCCATCGTGCTGCCGGACGAACGGGTGGACCTGCTGCTCTCCATCGGCGAGGACGGGAAGCTCACGGAGCTCGGGCTGTGGTCGCTCCTGTCGATCGAGCAGCAGCGCTTTCGCCGCGTGAGCGAGGGGCCCGCCAAGGGGCTCGCGACGGCGCGGGTGAAGCGGCAGTACGAGGGCTCGGTCCTCGACTGGTGCGAGCGCGACAGCACGCACCCCGGGGCGCTCCGCGAGGTGGCGCTCGACTGCCTGGCGTGCGGCGCCTGCTGCCACGACGCCAACGTGGTGCTCGACGAGGTGGACCTCGCGCGCTTCCGAGAGGCCGGGCGCGGCGACCTCACGGGGCGCACCTACGTGCGGCGGGCGCGGGACGGGAAGATCACGCTGCGCTTCGCGGCGAGCGGGCGGTGCCAGCACCTCTGCGAGGACCGGCGCTGCGCCATCTACGAGATCAGGCCGGACAACTGCCGCGCGTTCGTCGTGGGGAGCGAGGCGTGCCTGTCGGCGCGCGAGGAGACGCTCGGGATACGCGACGGGGCGCCGGTGGAGCGGTGA
- a CDS encoding glutamine amidotransferase — MRHRKKIVIVKTGEPVPPVLERRGQFSVLIEQTIGAAWSGGYATVDARTDELPAPDAPETAAFVVTGSSANVPHREPWMLRCEAWLRGVVQAGTPTFGICFGHQILAQALGGEVVRNPRGREIGRIRVQRRADDPLFDGLPSSFETHATHVDTVGTLPEGATSLAFTELDDHQVIRFTSACYGVQFHPEMDHDVIAGYIAWRREILQAEGHDVPALLAPIAPDQLGTRTLHNFIRHVVVRGA, encoded by the coding sequence GTGCGACATCGCAAGAAGATCGTCATCGTGAAGACCGGTGAGCCCGTCCCCCCGGTCCTCGAGCGGCGCGGTCAGTTCTCCGTCTTGATCGAGCAGACGATCGGCGCCGCCTGGAGCGGCGGGTACGCCACCGTCGACGCCCGCACGGACGAGCTCCCCGCCCCCGACGCCCCCGAGACCGCCGCCTTCGTCGTCACCGGCTCGTCGGCCAACGTCCCCCACCGCGAGCCCTGGATGCTCCGCTGCGAGGCGTGGCTGCGCGGCGTCGTGCAGGCCGGCACCCCGACGTTCGGCATCTGCTTCGGCCACCAGATCCTCGCCCAGGCCCTCGGCGGCGAGGTCGTCCGCAACCCGCGCGGCCGCGAGATCGGCAGGATCCGCGTCCAGCGCCGCGCCGACGACCCCCTCTTCGACGGCCTGCCGTCGAGCTTCGAGACGCACGCGACCCACGTCGACACGGTCGGCACGCTGCCCGAGGGCGCCACGAGCCTCGCGTTCACCGAGCTCGACGACCACCAGGTCATCCGCTTCACGAGCGCCTGCTACGGCGTGCAGTTCCACCCCGAGATGGACCACGACGTCATCGCCGGCTACATCGCGTGGCGGCGCGAGATCCTGCAGGCCGAGGGCCACGACGTCCCGGCGCTCCTCGCTCCCATCGCGCCGGATCAGCTCGGCACACGGACGCTGCACAATTTCATCCGGCACGTTGTCGTGCGCGGCGCTTGA
- a CDS encoding TetR/AcrR family transcriptional regulator, whose translation MDKAERRQALLRAARTVFSEKGYHEAKVDDIVALAKVAKGTFYLYFPDKRSVFGELVRGLFSRLGGAILRVDPSADVEAQVKHNIRAIVAVLLDDPALTSILLSHAAGLDPAFVKELRAFRQEVKLLLQQSLAEGQRLGVIEPGDTELYATFTIGALKEVLFENALEEQARPRERIVTALHDFLRRGYLRMDPAAGLEARRPEGERAAPAARDAPGEAPERASPPRGRRARSRGD comes from the coding sequence ATGGACAAGGCCGAGCGCCGCCAAGCGCTCCTCCGCGCGGCGCGTACCGTGTTTTCCGAGAAGGGGTATCACGAGGCGAAGGTCGACGACATCGTCGCGCTCGCGAAGGTCGCGAAGGGGACGTTCTACCTCTACTTCCCCGACAAGCGCTCGGTGTTCGGCGAGCTCGTGCGCGGCCTCTTCTCGCGGCTCGGCGGCGCCATCCTGCGCGTGGACCCGTCGGCGGACGTCGAGGCGCAGGTCAAGCACAACATCCGCGCGATCGTGGCCGTCCTGCTCGACGATCCGGCGCTGACGAGCATCCTCCTGTCGCACGCGGCCGGGCTCGACCCGGCGTTCGTCAAGGAGCTGCGGGCCTTCCGGCAGGAGGTGAAGCTCCTGCTGCAGCAGAGCCTCGCGGAGGGGCAGCGGCTCGGCGTCATCGAGCCGGGGGACACCGAGCTCTACGCGACGTTCACGATCGGCGCGCTGAAGGAGGTGCTGTTCGAGAACGCCCTCGAGGAGCAGGCCCGCCCGCGCGAGCGAATCGTCACGGCGCTCCACGATTTCCTGCGGCGCGGCTACCTCCGGATGGACCCCGCGGCCGGGCTCGAGGCGCGGCGCCCGGAGGGCGAGCGCGCCGCGCCCGCGGCGAGGGACGCCCCCGGCGAGGCGCCGGAGCGGGCGAGCCCGCCGCGCGGTCGGCGGGCCAGGTCGCGCGGGGACTGA
- a CDS encoding BadF/BadG/BcrA/BcrD ATPase family protein, with product MGRQIQEPVVVGIDVGSTTVKAVVLDPQTLEILWSDYQRHQTKQPEKVLELLETIEASFPASPRDSWRVFMTGSGAAPLCPGLGAKFVQEVNAVTLAVENLHPDVGSVIELGGQDAKIIIFQRDEKTGDKTAAPSMNDKCASGTGATIDKCMIKVGLPSTEVVKIHFDDSKLHHVAAKCGVFAETDIVNLVKSGIPSTEILCSLADAIVLQNLSVLTRGSTLKHKVLLLGGPNTYLPFLQECWRKRIPETWDERGYSWPKDRPVEETIFVPENSQYYAAFGACVYGLKEAPEVGLYAGKAGLIEYMTNGRKARLGESAGPPLVKTRDEVDEFRKLYSIPRFTPMKLAPGQVVRGVIGLDGGSTSSKAVLIDEDGSIVCKAYQLSKGNPIQDAKELLSQLRQYVLDQGATLEVLGFGGTGYAADVLQECMRADVNIVETVAHMMSAVKFFGDVDVICDIGGQDIKVLFMKNGDIANFRLSNSCSAGNGMLLQAMADQFGLKVTDYADTAFGAELAPKFSYGCAVFLDTDRVNFQKEGFSKEELLAGLAQVLPKNVWQYVVQIPRLAALGTRYVLQGGTQYNLAAVKAQVDYIKERVPGAEVFVHPHTGEAGALGAAFETLRVVKRKGQSTFIGIDAAIALEYTTKNDEETVCHFCPNECKRTFIDTKRPDGTTSRYISGFSCEKGTVESEQAMLALVAERKKIAKQFPNLVDYESKLAFRHFYATAPLPEDGAPVKDTVVKKGFLGIRRVETTRPFRRSGIEVRERLRRVRIGIPRVLNIYSTGPYYRAYFEALGVPKQNVVFSDATSEEMWVEGGKYGSIDPCFPSKVAQAHIHNLLFHHHSDEKKLHYIFFPILTHVPSFGEGVMDKTSCPIVAGVPDVMKAAFTKEVDFFKTRGIEYLDPALTFSEMTLTARRMFETWGPRLGITEDESDHAHREGMRALSQFERDLQDKGRAILETVESENRVAILMIGRPYHSDPGLNHGIPEEFQVLGYPILSVRSVPRDMEYLARYFKDEIATGQHPLDINDVWPENYSANSAQKVWAAKFAARHPNVVLLDLSSFKCGHDAPTYGIIDSIVSSSATPYAALHDIDANKPGGSIKIRVKTYAHSLKLHEEALEDAAKKKAQLVQRIEEKRLELLQLKRDQQAARKITDPALEREIAALAEKVRSYVAPVSPPEAQKTGLVQLKKKQSDGTVVPLEA from the coding sequence ATGGGAAGGCAGATCCAGGAACCGGTCGTGGTCGGCATCGACGTCGGCTCGACGACGGTGAAGGCCGTCGTGCTCGATCCGCAGACGCTCGAGATTCTCTGGAGCGACTACCAGCGGCATCAGACCAAGCAGCCGGAGAAGGTGCTCGAGCTCCTCGAGACCATCGAGGCGTCGTTCCCCGCGTCGCCGAGGGACAGCTGGCGGGTGTTCATGACGGGCTCCGGCGCCGCGCCCCTCTGCCCGGGCCTCGGCGCCAAGTTCGTCCAGGAGGTCAACGCGGTCACGCTCGCTGTCGAGAACCTGCACCCGGACGTGGGCAGCGTCATCGAACTCGGCGGGCAGGACGCGAAGATCATCATCTTCCAGCGCGACGAGAAGACGGGCGACAAGACCGCCGCGCCGTCGATGAACGACAAGTGCGCCTCCGGCACGGGCGCCACCATCGACAAGTGCATGATCAAGGTGGGCCTCCCGTCGACGGAGGTGGTGAAGATCCACTTCGACGACTCGAAGCTCCACCACGTCGCCGCGAAGTGCGGCGTCTTCGCCGAGACGGACATCGTGAACCTCGTGAAGAGCGGCATCCCCTCGACGGAGATCCTCTGCTCTCTCGCCGACGCGATCGTCCTCCAGAACCTGTCGGTGCTGACGCGCGGCTCGACGCTGAAGCACAAGGTGCTCCTGCTCGGCGGCCCCAACACCTACCTCCCCTTCCTCCAGGAGTGCTGGCGCAAGCGGATCCCCGAGACCTGGGACGAGCGCGGCTACAGCTGGCCGAAGGACCGGCCGGTCGAGGAGACGATCTTCGTCCCGGAGAACTCGCAGTACTACGCGGCGTTCGGCGCGTGCGTGTACGGGCTCAAGGAGGCGCCGGAGGTCGGCCTCTACGCCGGCAAGGCGGGGCTCATCGAGTACATGACGAACGGCAGGAAGGCCCGGCTCGGCGAGAGCGCGGGCCCGCCGCTCGTGAAGACCCGCGACGAGGTCGACGAGTTCCGGAAGCTCTACAGCATCCCGAGGTTCACGCCGATGAAGCTCGCGCCCGGCCAGGTGGTGCGCGGGGTCATCGGCCTCGACGGCGGCTCCACCTCGTCGAAGGCGGTGCTCATCGACGAGGACGGGAGCATCGTCTGCAAGGCCTACCAGCTCTCCAAGGGCAACCCGATCCAGGACGCGAAGGAGCTCCTCTCCCAGCTCCGGCAGTACGTGCTCGATCAGGGCGCGACGCTCGAGGTGCTCGGCTTCGGCGGCACCGGGTACGCGGCCGACGTGCTCCAGGAGTGCATGCGGGCCGACGTCAACATCGTCGAGACCGTCGCCCACATGATGAGCGCGGTGAAGTTCTTCGGCGACGTCGACGTCATCTGCGATATCGGCGGACAGGACATCAAGGTCCTGTTCATGAAGAACGGCGATATCGCGAACTTCCGCCTCTCCAACTCGTGCTCTGCGGGCAACGGCATGCTGCTCCAGGCGATGGCCGACCAGTTCGGCCTGAAGGTGACCGACTACGCCGACACGGCGTTCGGCGCCGAGCTCGCGCCGAAGTTCAGCTACGGCTGCGCCGTCTTCCTCGACACGGACCGCGTGAACTTCCAGAAGGAGGGCTTCTCGAAGGAGGAGCTGCTCGCCGGCCTCGCCCAGGTGCTGCCGAAGAACGTGTGGCAGTACGTCGTGCAGATCCCGCGGCTCGCGGCGCTCGGCACGCGCTACGTGCTGCAGGGCGGCACGCAGTACAACCTCGCGGCGGTCAAGGCGCAGGTCGATTACATCAAGGAGCGCGTCCCCGGCGCCGAGGTGTTCGTCCACCCGCACACCGGCGAGGCCGGCGCGCTCGGGGCCGCGTTCGAGACGCTCCGGGTCGTGAAGCGCAAGGGCCAGTCGACGTTCATCGGGATCGACGCGGCGATCGCCCTCGAATACACGACGAAGAACGACGAGGAGACGGTCTGCCACTTCTGCCCGAACGAGTGCAAGCGGACCTTCATCGACACGAAGCGGCCTGACGGGACGACGAGCCGCTACATCTCGGGCTTCTCGTGCGAGAAGGGCACCGTCGAGAGCGAGCAGGCGATGCTCGCGCTCGTCGCCGAGCGGAAGAAGATCGCGAAGCAGTTCCCGAACCTCGTCGACTACGAGTCGAAGCTCGCCTTCCGGCACTTCTACGCCACGGCGCCGCTCCCGGAGGACGGCGCGCCGGTGAAGGACACGGTCGTCAAGAAGGGCTTCCTCGGCATCCGCCGGGTGGAGACGACGCGCCCGTTCCGGCGGAGCGGCATCGAGGTGCGCGAGCGCCTGCGCCGCGTCCGCATCGGCATCCCGCGCGTCCTCAACATCTACTCGACCGGCCCGTATTACCGCGCCTACTTCGAGGCGCTCGGCGTCCCCAAGCAGAACGTCGTCTTCAGCGACGCGACGAGCGAGGAGATGTGGGTCGAGGGCGGCAAGTACGGCTCGATCGATCCGTGCTTCCCGTCCAAGGTGGCGCAGGCCCATATCCACAACCTGCTCTTCCACCACCACTCGGACGAGAAGAAGCTCCATTACATCTTCTTCCCCATCCTCACCCATGTGCCGAGCTTCGGCGAAGGGGTGATGGACAAGACGAGCTGCCCGATCGTCGCGGGCGTGCCGGACGTCATGAAGGCGGCCTTCACGAAGGAGGTCGACTTCTTCAAGACGCGCGGGATCGAGTACCTCGATCCCGCGCTCACGTTCTCCGAGATGACGCTGACGGCGCGCCGGATGTTCGAGACCTGGGGCCCGCGGCTCGGCATCACCGAGGACGAGAGCGATCACGCGCACCGCGAGGGGATGCGGGCGCTCTCGCAGTTCGAGCGCGACCTCCAGGACAAGGGGCGGGCGATCCTCGAGACGGTCGAGTCCGAGAACCGGGTCGCCATCCTGATGATCGGGCGGCCGTACCACTCCGACCCGGGCCTGAACCACGGCATCCCGGAGGAGTTCCAGGTGCTCGGCTATCCGATCCTCTCGGTGCGGTCCGTCCCGCGCGACATGGAGTACCTCGCGAGGTACTTCAAGGACGAGATCGCGACGGGCCAGCACCCGCTCGACATCAACGACGTCTGGCCGGAGAACTACTCGGCCAACAGCGCGCAGAAGGTCTGGGCGGCCAAGTTCGCCGCCCGCCACCCGAACGTCGTCCTGCTCGATCTCTCGAGCTTCAAGTGCGGCCACGACGCGCCGACGTACGGGATCATCGACAGCATCGTGAGCTCGAGCGCCACGCCGTACGCGGCGCTGCACGACATCGACGCCAACAAGCCGGGCGGCTCGATCAAGATCCGCGTGAAGACGTACGCGCACAGCCTCAAGCTGCACGAGGAGGCGCTCGAGGACGCGGCGAAGAAGAAGGCGCAGCTGGTCCAGCGCATCGAGGAGAAGCGGCTCGAGCTGCTCCAGCTGAAGCGCGACCAGCAGGCGGCGCGCAAGATCACGGATCCCGCGCTCGAGCGGGAGATCGCGGCGCTCGCCGAGAAGGTCCGGAGCTACGTCGCGCCGGTCTCGCCCCCCGAGGCGCAGAAGACGGGCCTCGTGCAGCTCAAGAAGAAGCAGTCCGACGGGACCGTCGTCCCCCTGGAAGCCTGA
- a CDS encoding 2-hydroxyglutaryl-CoA dehydratase: MQHTSTTSTTTTQKTRLPLVGEARSTKTDVDIEAELRAFEEAERERLGLKAERRQWVDNMLKPKMTKKERDNVTLLISGLTAAQDFLCEGALKGLGYNVHYFGMSDNAGLQTGKEFGNRGQCNPTYFTVGGLVKYLIDLRDKQGMSTEDIIKNYVFLTAGACGPCRFGMYVTEYRKALRDAGFDGFRVMLFQQTGGLSQATGDDVGLEMNPAFFIAIIKAIVCGDTLNALGYRIRPYEVEPGATNRAMESAKRILYKALFEQTNVFKALYEARKEFEGVRVDKLRPKAKTSIIGEFWAMTTEGDGNYALQRFLESEGGENDIQLTTAWLLYNIWECARDTRERRDLRGADEGNYGLAGLDEFGVAKRLATMRLAEGALRVGFQAFALPLGLLDYHLPDMDLVAEVAKDYYSNDLRGGEGHMEVGKLIVNAVKSKAHVTVSVKPFGCMPSSGVSDGVQSLITSRYPGTIFCAVETSGDGATNFYSRIQMYMFKARILAEQELTRAYEEAGVTEAEVRAFLARNPKYASPLHHAPHRVAGSAANLVYEVAPLIKQTAAERAVGKAKAAAGALRDAVMAAPAKAKAAKEFLTDPETLARAREDVALLRDIVGGKAAERFSPLVKRLAGKAYFENNPEVSHVSHAANSVEPIAAE; this comes from the coding sequence ATGCAACACACGAGCACGACGAGCACGACCACCACGCAGAAGACGCGCCTTCCTCTGGTGGGCGAGGCGCGATCCACCAAGACCGACGTCGACATCGAGGCCGAGCTCAGGGCCTTCGAGGAGGCCGAGCGGGAGCGGCTCGGGCTCAAGGCCGAGCGGCGCCAGTGGGTCGACAACATGCTCAAGCCGAAGATGACCAAGAAGGAGCGCGACAACGTGACGCTCCTCATCAGCGGCCTCACCGCCGCGCAGGACTTCCTGTGCGAGGGCGCGCTGAAGGGCCTCGGCTACAACGTCCACTACTTTGGGATGAGCGACAACGCGGGGCTGCAGACGGGCAAGGAGTTCGGCAACCGCGGCCAGTGCAACCCGACGTACTTCACGGTCGGCGGCCTCGTGAAGTACCTCATCGACCTGCGCGACAAGCAGGGGATGTCGACCGAGGACATCATCAAGAACTACGTGTTCCTGACGGCGGGCGCGTGCGGGCCCTGTCGGTTCGGCATGTACGTGACCGAGTACAGGAAGGCGCTCCGCGACGCCGGCTTCGACGGCTTCCGGGTCATGCTCTTCCAGCAGACGGGCGGCCTCTCGCAGGCGACGGGCGACGACGTCGGGCTCGAGATGAACCCCGCGTTCTTCATCGCGATCATCAAGGCCATCGTCTGCGGCGACACGCTGAACGCGCTCGGCTACCGGATCCGGCCTTACGAGGTCGAGCCGGGCGCCACGAACCGCGCGATGGAGAGCGCGAAGCGCATCCTCTACAAGGCGCTCTTCGAGCAGACGAACGTGTTCAAGGCGCTCTACGAGGCCCGCAAGGAGTTCGAGGGCGTCCGGGTGGACAAGCTCCGGCCCAAGGCGAAGACGTCGATCATCGGCGAGTTCTGGGCGATGACGACCGAGGGAGACGGCAACTACGCCCTGCAGAGGTTCCTCGAGAGCGAGGGCGGCGAGAACGACATCCAGCTCACGACGGCGTGGCTGCTCTACAACATCTGGGAGTGCGCCCGAGACACCCGCGAGCGGCGCGACCTGCGCGGCGCCGACGAGGGCAACTACGGCCTCGCCGGCCTGGACGAGTTCGGCGTGGCGAAGCGCCTCGCCACGATGCGCCTCGCCGAGGGGGCGCTGCGCGTCGGCTTCCAGGCGTTCGCGCTGCCGCTCGGCCTGCTCGACTACCACCTTCCGGACATGGATCTCGTGGCGGAGGTGGCGAAGGACTACTACTCGAACGACCTCCGCGGCGGCGAGGGGCACATGGAGGTCGGCAAGCTCATCGTGAACGCCGTGAAGTCGAAGGCGCACGTGACGGTGAGCGTGAAGCCGTTCGGCTGCATGCCCTCGTCGGGCGTCTCCGACGGCGTCCAGTCGCTGATCACGTCGCGCTACCCCGGGACGATCTTCTGCGCGGTGGAGACGAGCGGCGACGGCGCGACGAACTTCTACTCCCGCATCCAGATGTACATGTTCAAGGCGCGCATCCTGGCCGAGCAGGAGCTCACCCGCGCCTACGAGGAGGCGGGCGTCACGGAGGCCGAGGTGCGCGCGTTCCTCGCGAGGAACCCGAAGTACGCGAGCCCGCTCCACCACGCGCCGCACCGCGTCGCCGGCTCGGCCGCCAACCTTGTCTACGAGGTGGCGCCGCTCATCAAGCAGACGGCCGCCGAGCGCGCGGTGGGCAAGGCCAAGGCGGCGGCGGGCGCGCTCCGCGACGCCGTGATGGCCGCCCCGGCCAAGGCGAAGGCGGCAAAGGAGTTCCTCACGGACCCGGAGACGCTCGCCCGGGCGCGCGAGGACGTCGCGCTGCTCCGCGACATCGTCGGCGGCAAGGCCGCGGAGCGGTTCAGCCCGCTGGTCAAGCGCCTGGCCGGCAAGGCGTACTTCGAGAACAACCCCGAGGTGAGCCACGTGAGCCACGCGGCGAACAGCGTGGAGCCCATCGCCGCGGAGTGA
- a CDS encoding aminotransferase class I/II-fold pyridoxal phosphate-dependent enzyme, with product MTELRSLSPDALASLTRELEARFAAFEARGLKLDMTRGKPSSEQLDLANGMLALPGAGDLIASDGSDTRNYGGLDGLPEMKAIFAEMLEVPSEQVIVGGNSSLTMMHDAVVRALVHGVPDGSGPWAKQPKVKFLCPSPGYDRHFAICEHHGIEMITVDLRDDGPDMDQVEKLVAEDAAIKGMWSVPKYSNPTGTTYSPEVVRRLAAMKTAAPDFRLFWDNAYAVHDLYAEGDKLANIVPACQSAGHPNRPFVFASTSKISFAGAGVAAMASSPANVADAKKHLGIQTIGPDKVNQLRHVRFYKDYKGLLSHMQRHAELMRPKFEAVTTTFERELGGKGIASWTSPRGGYFVSLDTLDGCAKEVVRLANKAGVKLTGAGATYPYGRDPRDRNIRVAPSMPPLDQIRVAMDVVAVCVQLASVRKLAG from the coding sequence ATGACCGAACTGCGCTCGTTGTCTCCCGATGCTCTTGCCTCGCTCACCCGTGAGCTCGAGGCGCGTTTCGCTGCCTTTGAAGCCCGCGGCCTCAAGCTCGACATGACGCGCGGCAAGCCGTCGTCCGAGCAGCTCGATCTCGCGAACGGCATGCTCGCGCTGCCCGGCGCGGGCGACCTCATCGCCTCGGACGGCTCGGATACGCGCAACTACGGCGGCCTCGACGGCCTGCCCGAGATGAAGGCCATCTTCGCCGAGATGCTCGAGGTCCCCTCGGAGCAGGTCATCGTCGGCGGGAACAGCAGCCTGACGATGATGCACGACGCGGTGGTCCGCGCGCTCGTCCACGGCGTGCCGGACGGCAGCGGCCCCTGGGCGAAGCAGCCCAAGGTGAAGTTCCTGTGCCCGAGCCCCGGCTACGATCGTCACTTCGCGATCTGCGAGCACCACGGCATCGAGATGATCACGGTCGACCTGCGCGACGACGGGCCGGACATGGATCAGGTCGAGAAGCTCGTCGCCGAGGACGCGGCCATCAAGGGCATGTGGAGCGTGCCGAAGTACTCCAACCCCACCGGCACCACGTACAGCCCCGAGGTCGTGCGCCGGCTCGCGGCCATGAAGACGGCGGCCCCGGACTTCCGCCTCTTCTGGGACAACGCCTACGCGGTCCACGACCTGTACGCCGAGGGCGACAAGCTCGCGAACATCGTGCCGGCGTGCCAGTCCGCGGGCCACCCCAACCGGCCGTTCGTCTTCGCCTCGACGTCGAAGATCTCGTTCGCCGGCGCCGGCGTCGCCGCCATGGCGTCCAGCCCCGCGAACGTGGCGGACGCGAAGAAGCACCTCGGCATCCAGACCATCGGTCCGGACAAGGTGAACCAGCTGCGGCACGTGCGGTTCTACAAGGATTACAAGGGCCTGCTGAGCCACATGCAGCGGCACGCCGAGCTCATGCGGCCCAAGTTCGAGGCGGTGACGACCACGTTCGAGCGCGAGCTCGGCGGTAAGGGCATCGCCAGCTGGACCTCGCCGCGCGGCGGCTACTTCGTCAGCCTCGACACCCTCGACGGCTGCGCGAAGGAGGTGGTGCGCCTGGCCAACAAGGCGGGCGTGAAGCTGACCGGCGCCGGCGCGACGTACCCGTACGGCCGCGATCCTCGCGACCGCAACATCCGGGTCGCGCCCTCGATGCCGCCGCTGGATCAGATCCGCGTCGCCATGGACGTCGTCGCGGTCTGTGTCCAGCTCGCGAGCGTCCGCAAGCTCGCTGGCTGA
- a CDS encoding SHOCT domain-containing protein: protein MQQLTVEGQQRVSDLSQRYFVSTDAVMTLLQALVNGHGTMAQFYHPELGGGGQWMQGGMTMVGDMFNNGLKAKVDGLCSELSSLLANQPFVPAPASYPSQGGQQQQQGGSGGFGGSPVSLFVPGSGGGSGSWWPGELGVPSSSGSQNNVRYAYFPGARRLAVEVNGRVSVYDTLDHQIGGVSQQQGSGSSVTFTSQYGVVSVLSLPIISGDLAVKQAPIAPAAPAQTPAPAQADAALPRPAPAQEGDIFAAIERLADLRQKGFITEQEFAAKKTELLSRI, encoded by the coding sequence ATGCAGCAACTCACCGTCGAAGGTCAGCAGAGAGTTTCCGACCTGTCACAGCGCTATTTCGTCAGCACCGACGCGGTGATGACGCTGTTGCAGGCGCTCGTGAACGGCCATGGAACGATGGCGCAGTTCTACCACCCCGAGCTGGGCGGCGGAGGGCAGTGGATGCAGGGCGGCATGACCATGGTCGGGGACATGTTCAACAACGGTCTCAAGGCCAAGGTGGACGGCCTGTGCTCCGAGCTGTCCAGTCTGCTGGCCAACCAGCCCTTCGTTCCAGCGCCCGCGAGCTATCCATCGCAGGGCGGTCAGCAGCAACAGCAAGGTGGCAGTGGGGGTTTTGGGGGATCGCCGGTCAGCCTGTTCGTCCCGGGGTCGGGAGGGGGCTCGGGCAGCTGGTGGCCCGGGGAGCTCGGCGTGCCGAGCTCCAGCGGATCGCAGAACAACGTCCGATATGCCTACTTCCCCGGCGCGCGGCGCCTGGCCGTCGAGGTCAACGGGCGCGTCAGCGTCTACGACACGCTCGATCACCAGATCGGCGGCGTGTCGCAGCAGCAGGGATCAGGGTCGTCGGTGACGTTCACAAGCCAGTACGGCGTGGTGAGCGTGCTGAGCTTACCAATCATCTCCGGCGACCTTGCCGTGAAGCAGGCGCCGATCGCCCCGGCCGCTCCGGCGCAAACGCCCGCTCCGGCGCAGGCGGACGCCGCCCTCCCCCGCCCTGCTCCCGCGCAGGAAGGGGATATCTTCGCCGCCATCGAGCGACTCGCCGATCTCCGGCAAAAGGGGTTCATCACCGAGCAGGAGTTCGCTGCAAAGAAGACAGAGCTCCTCAGCAGGATCTGA
- a CDS encoding VOC family protein has translation MAIDHIGFPVSDYERSKAFYQAALAPLGYGLLMEITPEMTGGAGSHAGLGADGKPDFWIGTGTPLKGSLHVAFVAKTRADVDAFYRAALAAGGVDNGPPGPRPQYHPGYYGAFVRDPDGHNVEAVCHGG, from the coding sequence ATGGCGATCGACCACATCGGTTTTCCAGTATCGGATTATGAGCGGAGCAAGGCCTTCTATCAGGCGGCCCTGGCCCCCCTTGGCTACGGGCTCCTGATGGAGATCACGCCGGAGATGACCGGGGGCGCGGGCAGCCACGCCGGCCTGGGGGCCGACGGGAAGCCGGACTTCTGGATCGGCACGGGAACCCCCCTGAAGGGCAGCTTGCATGTCGCCTTTGTCGCGAAGACAAGGGCCGACGTCGACGCGTTTTACCGGGCCGCGCTGGCGGCTGGAGGCGTCGACAACGGTCCGCCGGGGCCGCGGCCGCAGTACCACCCTGGCTACTACGGTGCGTTCGTGCGCGATCCTGACGGTCACAACGTCGAAGCGGTCTGTCACGGCGGGTGA
- a CDS encoding TlpA family protein disulfide reductase, translating into MRPLAPVCTPLLLIAIGCGGGGDAVREPAAGPPVAAAAPAPGPVRSFSYETLDGRELSTGSLSGRFSVIGFVATYDVASQAEARFLAGLFRDHTPRVNAALLVLEASENRPLVEAFVAALKLPYPVALADAPTIAGEGPFAGLHHVPSVVVLDAGGREVFRHVGLITQEALEEVLRGLERASARPAR; encoded by the coding sequence ATGAGGCCGCTCGCGCCGGTCTGCACGCCGCTCTTGCTGATCGCGATCGGCTGCGGCGGGGGCGGCGACGCCGTCCGGGAGCCAGCGGCGGGGCCGCCGGTCGCCGCGGCGGCCCCGGCGCCCGGCCCGGTGCGGAGCTTCTCGTACGAGACCCTCGACGGCCGCGAGCTCTCGACCGGGTCGCTCTCGGGCAGGTTCAGCGTGATCGGCTTCGTCGCGACCTACGATGTGGCGTCTCAGGCGGAAGCGCGGTTCCTCGCGGGGCTGTTCCGCGATCACACGCCGCGCGTCAACGCGGCGCTCCTTGTCCTCGAGGCGAGCGAGAACCGGCCGCTCGTCGAGGCCTTCGTCGCGGCGCTCAAGCTCCCGTACCCGGTCGCGCTCGCGGACGCCCCGACGATCGCCGGAGAGGGGCCCTTCGCCGGGCTGCACCACGTGCCGAGCGTCGTCGTCCTGGACGCAGGGGGTCGGGAGGTATTCCGGCATGTGGGTCTCATCACCCAGGAAGCGCTCGAGGAGGTCCTCCGCGGCCTCGAGCGCGCGAGCGCGCGGCCCGCGCGGTAA